From the Colletotrichum lupini chromosome 10, complete sequence genome, one window contains:
- a CDS encoding chitin synthase, whose amino-acid sequence MASGRMSMYSVASEGMGGPRAGQQPSQFSTTTLLNAIHNIYLSSQPFKLDAGSSLVVNTWLTAAQAGPDGRTGGTIDPALGARAWEHARRRAEDGCIILGSLHTSSPSVLTPFLSSLPLNIPSSVYRSLEAIQPFLRCSTPYNPSASRQAALGVTLTLNLTGNFQGAAIALSQGGIDTAKGLLNIPSEPGYRAFDVFYYLLTSVSTPAEREFLGLKPASSYALLARSGTYDPPSYLPTADDAAAADDFRTALKDIGIKGSAYRNLISTLAGLLKLGDTLDYNLDEDVFDEICEDVSGLLGMDPETLATQCTTQDRSTLVGGLYEALVDWVISKANQAISAQMARIRDGTESIAGGARTPTSNGDGDTVCITILDVPDPTLGKALTMRGIFDDTVGINSEMIADGIEASPAGSTVVREMQTAIAEVGHELGIMSGAAGKDRQHALEKREEVLEKIGHSADDDAFLKKLLFPVSGQGINLGVAGRLELATLLSSSRVWYHLSIHPTDDSPASLAALPSVNSAWSAGTVSRQLRSWRLPEWANRRNKNLDFTADFDIDEFVQRYAALGCQDGREGIETWILERGWTNGEVIVGKERVWTRESAWWEAESMLDMKPLDNNLPGMGNVLAVNNLESGYSANGSGYFPTPMLDTTPNGSRDHLIAHQRNASQGNLSQHTLAHNAAMRAPSVAPSGMRPAQNGDYGLGTKGDTYKGQVFYNNEGEFVGQMDPEIADGKHVEEKTMDKDRRLWVAIVWFWTFWIPSPALRLIGRMKRPDVRMAWREKFTLVWFIVLINAAIVFWIIGFGKLLCPNFDKAWDSTEVGTHQGETDFYVSFRGGVYDVSKFWKTQHSDTNIETTKANMIQFAGLDMDDYFPPPLTLVCPGLGIASSTALQANTTPEYTIGIHKSGSLADDRTSALGDSDWYSKKLLPRMKEFYKGDLVWDKGDVKSDGQDNSHMWVIYNGGVYDFTNYYHTQDVFKQVDTYKFLNTKMMSAVENNPGEDITDKWNTIIKAAASNSTENTSVQNSLNCAKNLFYKGIPDFRYSARCQVNNYIMLAMTIILCAVILIKFLAALQFGSKRRPAPQDKFVICQVPAYTEGEDSLRKALDSLTALQYDNKRKLICVICDGVIVGEGNDRPTPKIVLDILGVDPKVDPPALPFKSVGTGSEQLNYGKVYSGLYEFEGNVVPYLVIVKCGKESEQSKAKPGNRGKRDSQILLMSFLNRVHHRSPMSPLELEMFHQINNIIGVDPELYEYLMMIDADTCVREDSLNRLVSACANDAKIAGICGETGLQNDDKTWWTMIQVYEYFISHNLAKAFESLFGSVTCLPGCFTMYRLRTVDKGKPLIISDNIIRDYAVCDVDTLHKKNLLSLGEDRYLTTLMTKYFPSMKFKFIPDAYCQTAAPESWSVLLSQRRRWINSTIHNLFELMKLKEMCGFCCFSMRFIVFIDLFGTIILPATTFYLGYLIYLVASRTGQFPMISIIMLAAVYGLQALIFILKRQWQHIGWMIIYILAFPIYNFALPIYSFWNQDNFSWGNTRIVIGEKGMKKLIAVDDEGFDPRSIPLQRWDDYAMMNNLPGRRGGYMEKADMGYDDQYEMDEIRSVYSSVRQGSVLTGMNRNNHYVPPQSPAPFGGMARASGATSPYHQDQHMANRQSMVSLGAHDIHRGQTPYQDFPSSRPSVSNLRGQASVSPGLGVGNNRSQSALGINRQQAGAAQSTSSFDFQRGNMQGPDDGMIIDAIQGVLREVDLDTVTKKQVRALVEQRLQTGLVGERRTFMDRQIDNELANM is encoded by the exons ATGGCGAGCGGACGCATGTCCATGTACTCGGTGGCCTCCGAGGGCATGGGAGGTCCTCGTGCCGGCCAACAACCCTCGCAGTTTTCCACCACGACCCTCCTCAACGCCATTCACAATATTTACCTGTCATCCCAACCCTTCAAGTTGGACGCTGGCTCCAGCCTTGTCGTAAACACATGGCTCACCGCAGCACAGGCCGGACCGGACGGAAGAACAGGAGGCACCATAGATCCTGCCCTCGGTGCCAGAGCATGGGAACATGCTCGCCGCCGTGCTGAGGATGGCTGCATCATTCTTGG TTCCCTTCACACATCGAGCCCCTCGGTCCTCACGCCTTTCCTCTCATCTCTGCCGCTCAACATCCCGTCATCCGTCTACAGGTCACTCGAGGCCATCCAGCCTTTCTTGAGATGCTCCACCCCCTACAACCCCTCCGCTTCCAGACAGGCTGCCCTCGGCGTCACCTTGACGCTCAACTTGACCGGTAACTTCCAGGGAGCCGCCATCGCCCTGTCTCAGGGCGGCATCGATACCGCAAAGGGCCTGCTCAATATCCCCTCTGAACCGGGGTACCGCGCCTTTGACGTCTTTTACTACCTATTGACGTCGGTCTCTACGCCCGCCGAGAGGGAGTTCTTGGGCCTCAAGCCCGCCTCCAGCTATGCCCTGCTTGCGAGATCCGGCACATACGACCCGCCCTCGTACCTCCCCACGGCTGACGATGCCGCTGCTGCCGATGACTTTAGGACCGCCCTCAAGGACATTGGCATCAAGGGTTCTGCGTACCGCAACCTCATCTCTACCCTCGCCGGCCTGCTCAAGCTCGGCGACACGCTCGACTACAACCTGGACGAGGACGTGTTTGACGAAATCTGCGAGGATGTGAGCGGCCTGCTGGGCATGGATCCCGAGACCCTTGCCACGCAGTGTACAACGCAGGACCGGTCAACGCTGGTTGGCGGTCTGTACGAGGCGTTGGTCGACTGGGTCATCTCCAAGGCCAACCAGGCGATCTCCGCGCAGATGGCACGTATCAGAGACGGTACCGAGTCCATCGCAGGTGGTGCCCGCACGCCCACATCCAACGGCGACGGCGACACCGTCTGCATCACCATCTTGGATGTCCCCGACCCAACCCTGGGCAAAGCCTTGACCATGCGTGGCATCTTTGACGACACCGTGGGCATCAACTCGGAGATGATTGCTGACGGCATCGAGGCGTCTCCCGCCGGCAGCACCGTCGTGCGTGAGATGCAGACGGCCATTGCGGAAGTTGGCCACGAGCTCGGCATCATGTCTGGCGCCGCCGGCAAGGACCGCCAGCACGCGCTCGAGAAGCGTGAAGAGGTTCTCGAGAAGATTGGACACTCTGCCGATGACGACGCGTTCCTCAAGAAGCTGCTCTTCCCGGTCTCCGGCCAGGGCATCAACCTCGGAGTTGCTGGACGTCTCGAGCTCGCAACGCTTCTCAGCTCCAGCCGCGTGTGGTACCACCTCTCGATCCACCCCACCGACGACTCTCCCGCCAGCTTGGCTGCTTTGCCTTCCGTCAACTCAGCCTGGTCAGCCGGCACTGTCTCCCGCCAGCTCCGTTCCTGGAGGCTGCCCGAGTGGGCCAACAGGCGAAACAAGAACCTGGACTTCACCGCTGATTTCGACATTGACGAGTTTGTCCAGCGATACGCTGCGTTGGGCTGCCAAGACGGCCGCGAGGGCATCGAGACGTGGATCCTCGAGCGCGGATGGACCAACGGCGAGGTCATTGTCGGTAAGGAGCGTGTGTGGACACGTGAGAGCGCTTGGTGGGAGGCGGAGAGCATGCTCGACATGAAGCCCCTCGATAACAACCTCCCCGGCATGGGCAATGTCCTGGCCGTGAACAACCTCGAATCAGGCTACTCGGCAAACGGCAGCGGCTACTTCCCAACGCCCATGCTGGACACGACACCCAACGGAAGCCGTGATCACCTCATTGCCCACCAGCGCAATGCCAGCCAGGGCAACCTCTCCCAACACACCCTCGCTCACAATGCCGCGATGCGTGCTCCTTCCGTAGCTCCTTCGGGCATGCGTCCCGCGCAGAACGGAGACTACGGTCTCGGCACCAAGGGTGACACCTACAAGGGCCAAGTCTTTTACAACAACGAGGGCGAGTTTGTCGGCCAGATGGACCCCGAAATTGCTGACGGCAAGCACGTCGAGGAGAAGACCATGGACAAGGACCGCCGTCTCTGGGTTGCCATTGTGTGGTTCTGGACCTTTTGGATCCCCTCGCCTGCGCTGCGCCTCATCGGCCGCATGAAGCGTCCCGACGTGCGCATGGCCTGGCGTGAAAAGTTCACCTTGGTCTGGTTCATCGTGCTCATCAACGCTGCTATTGTTTTCTGGATTATCGGGTTCGGCAAGCTCCTGTGTCCCAACTTTGATAAGGCCTGGGATAGCACGGAAGTCGGCACGCACCAGGGCGAGACGGATTTCTACGTTAGCTTCCGCGGTGGCGTGTACGATGTCTCCAAGTTCTGGAAGACGCAGCACTCCGATACCAACATTGAGACGACCAAGGCCAACATGATTCAATTCGCCGGATTGGACATGGACGACTACTTCCCGCCTCCCCTTACTCTGGTGTGCCCCGGTCTCGGAATCGCCTCGTCCACCGCACTCCAGGCCAACACCACCCCCGAGTACACCATTGGTATCCACAAGTCTGGCTCTCTGGCCGATGACCGTACGAGCGCGCTCGGCGACTCTGATTGGTACAGCAAGAAGCTGCTGCCGCGCATGAAGGAGTTTTACAAGGGCGATCTCGTCTGGGACAAGGGCGACGTCAAGTCGGACGGCCAAGACAACAGCCACATGTGGGTGATTTACAACGGCGGCGTCTACGACTTTACAAACTACTACCACACCCAAGACGTCTTCAAGCAGGTCGACACGTACAAGTTCCTTAACACCAAGATGATGAGCGCTGTCGAGAACAACCCGGGTGAAGACATTACCGACAAATGGAACACCATCATCAAGGCCGCCGCCAGCAACTCGACCGAGAACACCAGCGTCCAGAACAGTCTCAATTGCGCAAAGAATTTGTTCTATAAGGGTATTCCAGACTTCCGCTACTCCGCTAGGTGTCAGGTCAACAACTACATCATGTTGGCCATGACGATTATTCTCTGCGCCGTCATTCTCATCAAGTTCTTGGCTGCTCTGCAGTTCGGTTCCAAGCGTCGCCCCGCTCCTCAAGACAAGTTTGTTATTTGCCAAGTACCGGCCTATACCGAAGGCGAGGACTCGCTGCGAAAGGCGCTCGACTCTTTGACGGCCCTTCAGTACGACAACAAGCGCAAGCTCATTTGCGTCATTTGCGACGGTGTCATTGTCGGTGAAGGCAACGATCGTCCTACCCCCAAGATTGTCCTGGATATTCTCGGCGTTGACCCCAAGGTTGACCCGCCCGCGCTGCCCTTCAAGTCTGTCGGCACGGGCAGCGAGCAACTCAACTACGGCAAGGTGTACTCTGGTCTGTACGAATTCGAAGGCAACGTCGTCCCCTACCTCGTCATTGTCAAGTGCGGCAAGGAATCCGAGCAGAGCAAGGCCAAGCCCGGTAACAGAGGCAAGCGTGACTCCCAGATTCTGCTGATGAGCTTCCTCAACCGCGTCCACCACCGTTCTCCCATGTCCCCGCTTGAGCTGGAAATGTTCCACCAGATCAACAACATCATCGGCGTGGACCCCGAGCTGTATGAATATCTCATGATGATTGACGCCGATACCTGTGTCCGGGAAGACTCGCTCAACAGACTGGTTTCCGCCTGTGCCAACGACGCCAAGATTGCCGGTATCTGCGGTGAGACTGGTCTGCAAAACGATGACAAGACCTGGTGGACCATGATTCAAGTCTACGAGTACTTCATCTCCCACAACCTGGCCAAGGCTTTCGAGTCTCTCTTCGGATCCGTCACATGTTTGCCTGGATG TTTCACAATGTACCGTCTGCGCACCGTCGACAAGGGCAAGCCGCTCATTATCTCGGACAACATCATCCGCGACTATGCCGTGTGTGACGTCGACACCCTCCACAAGAAGAACCTGCTGTCTCTTGGTGAGGATCGTTACCTGACGACGCTCATGACCAAGTACTTCCCGTCCATGAAGTTCAAGTTCATCCCCGACGCGTACTGCCAGACTGCCGCCCCCGAGTCGTGGAGCGTTCTGCTGTCCCAACGTCGTCGCTGGATCAACTCCACCATCCACAACCTGTTTGAACTGATGAAGCTCAAGGAGATGTGCGGTTTCTGCTGCTTCAGCATGCGCTTCATCGTCTTTATTGATCTCTTTGGTACCATTATCCTCCCGGCGACGACCTTCTACCTCGGCTACCTCATCTACCTCGTAGCCAGTAGGACCGGACAATTCCCCATGATTTCCATCATTATGCTCGCCGCGGTGTACGGTCTCCAAGCCCTCATCTTTATCCTGAAACGGCAGTGGCAGCACATCGGATGGATGATCATCTACATTCTCGCCTTCCCCATCTACAACTTTGCGCTCCCCATTTACTCCTTCTGGAACCAGGACAACTTCTCGTGGGGTAACACGCGTATCGTCATTGGAGAAAAGGGCATGAAGAAGCTCATCGCCGTGGACGACGAAGGCTTCGACCCCCGCAGCATCCCGCTCCAGCGCTGGGACGACTACGCCATGATGAACAACCTCCCCGGCCGCCGCGGCGGCTACATGGAGAAGGCCGACATGGGCTACGACGACCAGTACGAGATGGACGAGATCCGCTCCGTCTACTCGTCCGTCCGCCAGGGCTCCGTCCTCACGGGCATGAACCGCAACAACCACTACGTCCCGCCCCAGTCGCCCGCGCCCTTTGGCGGCATGGCCCGCGCCTCGGGCGCCACGAGCCCCTACCACCAGGACCAGCACATGGCCAACCGCCAGTCCATGGTCTCGCTCGGCGCCCACGACATCCACCGCGGCCAGACGCCCTACCAGGACTTCCCCAGCAGCCGCCCGAGCGTCTCCAACCTCCGCGGCCAGGCCAGCGTCTCCCCCGGTCTTGGCGTCGGCAACAACCGCTCGCAGTCGGCCCTCGGCATCAACCGCCAGCAGGCCGGCGCCGCGCAGTCGACGTCGTCCTTCGACTTCCAGCGCGGCAACATGCAAGGACCCGACGACGGCATGATCATTGACGCCATCCAGGGCGTTCTGCGCGAGGTCGACCTCGACACGGTGACAAAGAAGCAGGTCCGCGCGCTCGTCGAGCAGAGGCTGCAGACGGGACTCGTCGGCGAGAGGAGGACGTTTATGGACAGACAGATTGACAACGAGCTGGCCAACATGTAG